A DNA window from Helianthus annuus cultivar XRQ/B chromosome 15, HanXRQr2.0-SUNRISE, whole genome shotgun sequence contains the following coding sequences:
- the LOC110865407 gene encoding serine/threonine-protein phosphatase BSL1 isoform X1: MGSKPWLQPAPSYQPLETYWDTEEDAPGPRCAHTLTAIAPTKSHGPRLILFGGATAIEGGASSPIPGIRLAGVTNSVHSYDVLTRKWTRIRPAGEPPSPRAAHAAAVVGTMVVFQGGIGPAGHSTDDLYVLDMSNDKYKWHRLVVQGDGPGPRYGHVMDLVAQRYLVTVSGNDGKKVLSDAWALDTAQKPYAWQRLNPDGDKPSARMYATASARSDGMFLLCGGRDTSGTPLADAYGLLMHRNGQWEWTLAPGVAPSSRYQHASVFVGARLHVTGGVVRGGRAVDGEAAVAVLDTAAGVWLDRHGLVTAPRVSKGQTEEPSLELMRRCRHAAASVGVRLYVYGGLRGEVLLGDFLVAENSPFQSDVNTPTLPTERGSNVSSPRTSNLDSFDPVSSNDGPQSPSSMGLSSMDKESMERLVEASAAEAEAANAVWQAAQAQAANAEPSVADDDSKPADSNSEGSDEEGDVRLHPRAVVVAKEAVGNLGGLVRQLSLDQFENESRRMIPLQNDMSYSAKKFTRQKSPEGLHKKVISTLLRPRNWKPPANRRFFLDSYEVGELCYAAEQIFLHEPTVLQLKAPIKVFGDLHGQFGDLMRLFDEYGYPSTAGDITYIDYLFLGDYVDRGQHSLETITLLLALKIQYPESVHLIRGNHEAADINALFGFRLECIERMGENDGIWAWTRFNQLFNHLPLAALIEKKIICMHGGIGRSIHLVEQIEKIERPITMDAGSLVLMDLLWSDPTENDSVEGLRPNARGPGLVTFGPDRVSDFCKKNKLQLIIRAHECVMDGFERFAQGQLITLFSATNYCGTANNAGAILVIGRGLMIVPKLIHPLPPPLQSPEMSPERLQDDTWMQELNTQRPPTPTRGRPQDHDRNSLAYI, translated from the exons ATGGGTTCAAAGCCTTGGCTACAACCTGCTCCGAGTTATCAGCCGTTAGAGACGTATTGGGACACTGAAGAGGATGCTCCTGGCCCTAGGTGTGCGCACACGCTGACCGCGATTGCTCCGACTAAGTCTCACGGACCGAGACTGATTTTATTCGGTGGCGCCACCGCGATAGAAGGTGGCGCCTCGTCACCAATCCCCGGCATCA GGTTGGCTGGTGTGACAAACTCTGTTCATTCATATGATGTTTTGACCAGGAAATGGACCAG AATTCGACCGGCTGGAGAACCGCCTTCCCCCAGAGCTGCTCATGCAGCTGCTGTTGTTGGAACCATGGTCGTATTTCAG GGCGGAATAGGTCCTGCCGGGCATTCAACGGATGATCTTTACGTTCTTGACATGAGTAATGACAAATATAAATGGCATCG ACTTGTTGTTCAGGGGGACGGGCCGGGCCCACGATATGGCCATGTCATGGACTTGGTTGCCCAACGCTACCTTGTTACTGTTAGCGGCAATGACG gaAAGAAAGTACTTTCAGATGCTTGGGCTTTGGATACTGCTCAAAAACCATACGCATGGCAGAGGTTAAATCCAGATGGTGACAAACCTTCTGCTAGAAT GTATGCAACAGCTAGTGCACGCTCGGATGGTATGTTTTTGCTATGCGGTGGAAGAGACACTTCTGGCACG CCATTAGCAGATGCTTATGGATTGCTCATGCATAGGAATGGCCAATGGGAATGGACTCTTGCACCTGGAGTTGCCCCTTCATCAAGGTACCAACATGCCTCG GTCTTTGTTGGGGCCCGATTGCATGTTACAGGAGGTGTTGTGAGGGGAGGACGGGCAGTAGACGGTGAAGCCGCTGTTGCAG TTTTGGACACTGCTGCCGGTGTTTGGTTGGATAGACATGGGTTAGTAACAGCACCACGTGTCAGCAAAGGGCAAACAGAAGAACCTTCGTTAGAACTCATGCGTCGCTGTCGGCATGCTGCTGCGTCTGTTGGTGTTCGGTTATATGTCTATGGCGGCCTTAGGGGCG AGGTATTGTTAGGTGATTTCCTTGTTGCTGAGAATTCACCTTTTCAATCTGATGTCAATACTCCCACACTACCAACGGAGAGGGGATCCAATGTGAGCAGTCCCAGGACAAGTAATTTGGACTCATTTGATCCCGTATCTTCAAATGACGGACCTCAAAGTCCCTCATCTATGGGCTTAAG CAGCATGGACAAAGAATCAATGGAGAGGCTGGTTGAAGCTTCTGCTGCTGAAGCTGAGGCTGCAAATGCTGTCTGGCAAGCTGCACAGGCACAGGCTGCTAATGCTGAGCCGTCTGTAGCAGATGATGACTCAAAACCTGCAGATAGCAATTCAGAAGGCAGTGATGAAGAGGGAGATGTTCGACTTCATCCAAGAGCT GTTGTGGTTGCTAAAGAGGCTGTAGGTAACCTTGGTGGGTTGGTAAGACAGCTGTCATTAGATCAGTTTGAAAATGAGAGTCGACGGATGATTCCTTTGCAAAATGACATGTCATATTCTGCTAAAAAGTTCACAAGGCAAAAGTCACCAGAAGGCTTGCACAAGAAG GTCATATCTACTTTACTTAGGCCTCGAAACTGGAAACCTCCTGCAAACAGGAGGTTTTTCCTTGATTCTTATGAGGTTGGAGAGCTTTGCTATGCTGCTGAACAGATATTTTTGCACGAGCCTACAGTGCTTCAGCTAAAAGCTCCTATTAAAGTGTTTGGTGATCTACATGGTCAATTTGGTGATTTGATGAGGTTGTTTGACGAATATGGATATCCTTCCACTGCTGGAGACATAAC GTATATTGACTATTTATTCCTTGGAGATTATGTGGACCGAGGGCAACATAGTTTGGAGACCATCACTCTGCTCCTTGCTCTAAAG ATTCAGTATCCCGAGAGTGTCCACTTGATACGTGGAAATCATGAGGCTGCTGATATAAACGCGCTCTTCGGTTTTCGTCTTGAATGCATTGAAAGAATG GGAGAGAATGACGGGATCTGGGCATGGACTCGGTTCAATCAACTGTTCAACCATCTTCCACTTGCAGCACTTATCGAAAAAAAGATTATATGCATGCATGGTGGCATAGGGAGATCAATACATTTAGTTGAACAAATAGAGAAAATAGAACGACCCATAACCATGGATGCTGGATCCCTCGTGTTAATGGATTTGCTATG GTCTGATCCAACAGAAAATGACAGCGTCGAAGGTTTGAGACCAAATGCTAGGGGACCCGGTCTTGTTACGTTTGGG CCTGACAGGGTTTCAGATTTTTGTAAAAAGAATAAGCTTCAGCTTATTATAAGAGCACATGAATGTGTAATGGACGGGTTTGAAAGATTTGCCCAGGGACAATTAATCACCCTTTTTTCCGCAACCAATTACTGCG GGACCGCTAACAATGCCGGTGCTATATTAGTGATCGGTCGAGGATTAATGATCGTTCCAAAACTAATTCATCCATTGCCGCCACCACTTCAATCACCAGAAATGTCTCCGGAACGTCTACAAGATGACACCTGGATGCAG GAACTTAATACTCAAAGACCACCGACTCCAACACGGGGCCGTCCACAAGATCATGATAGGAATTCACTTGCATATATATGA
- the LOC110865407 gene encoding serine/threonine-protein phosphatase BSL1 isoform X2, whose amino-acid sequence MGSKPWLQPAPSYQPLETYWDTEEDAPGPRCAHTLTAIAPTKSHGPRLILFGGATAIEGGASSPIPGIRLAGVTNSVHSYDVLTRKWTRIRPAGEPPSPRAAHAAAVVGTMVVFQGGIGPAGHSTDDLYVLDMSNDKYKWHRLVVQGDGPGPRYGHVMDLVAQRYLVTVSGNDGKKVLSDAWALDTAQKPYAWQRLNPDGDKPSARMYATASARSDGMFLLCGGRDTSGTPLADAYGLLMHRNGQWEWTLAPGVAPSSRYQHASVFVGARLHVTGGVVRGGRAVDGEAAVAVLDTAAGVWLDRHGLVTAPRVSKGQTEEPSLELMRRCRHAAASVGVRLYVYGGLRGEVLLGDFLVAENSPFQSDVNTPTLPTERGSNVSSPRTSNLDSFDPVSSNDGPQSPSSMGLSMDKESMERLVEASAAEAEAANAVWQAAQAQAANAEPSVADDDSKPADSNSEGSDEEGDVRLHPRAVVVAKEAVGNLGGLVRQLSLDQFENESRRMIPLQNDMSYSAKKFTRQKSPEGLHKKVISTLLRPRNWKPPANRRFFLDSYEVGELCYAAEQIFLHEPTVLQLKAPIKVFGDLHGQFGDLMRLFDEYGYPSTAGDITYIDYLFLGDYVDRGQHSLETITLLLALKIQYPESVHLIRGNHEAADINALFGFRLECIERMGENDGIWAWTRFNQLFNHLPLAALIEKKIICMHGGIGRSIHLVEQIEKIERPITMDAGSLVLMDLLWSDPTENDSVEGLRPNARGPGLVTFGPDRVSDFCKKNKLQLIIRAHECVMDGFERFAQGQLITLFSATNYCGTANNAGAILVIGRGLMIVPKLIHPLPPPLQSPEMSPERLQDDTWMQELNTQRPPTPTRGRPQDHDRNSLAYI is encoded by the exons ATGGGTTCAAAGCCTTGGCTACAACCTGCTCCGAGTTATCAGCCGTTAGAGACGTATTGGGACACTGAAGAGGATGCTCCTGGCCCTAGGTGTGCGCACACGCTGACCGCGATTGCTCCGACTAAGTCTCACGGACCGAGACTGATTTTATTCGGTGGCGCCACCGCGATAGAAGGTGGCGCCTCGTCACCAATCCCCGGCATCA GGTTGGCTGGTGTGACAAACTCTGTTCATTCATATGATGTTTTGACCAGGAAATGGACCAG AATTCGACCGGCTGGAGAACCGCCTTCCCCCAGAGCTGCTCATGCAGCTGCTGTTGTTGGAACCATGGTCGTATTTCAG GGCGGAATAGGTCCTGCCGGGCATTCAACGGATGATCTTTACGTTCTTGACATGAGTAATGACAAATATAAATGGCATCG ACTTGTTGTTCAGGGGGACGGGCCGGGCCCACGATATGGCCATGTCATGGACTTGGTTGCCCAACGCTACCTTGTTACTGTTAGCGGCAATGACG gaAAGAAAGTACTTTCAGATGCTTGGGCTTTGGATACTGCTCAAAAACCATACGCATGGCAGAGGTTAAATCCAGATGGTGACAAACCTTCTGCTAGAAT GTATGCAACAGCTAGTGCACGCTCGGATGGTATGTTTTTGCTATGCGGTGGAAGAGACACTTCTGGCACG CCATTAGCAGATGCTTATGGATTGCTCATGCATAGGAATGGCCAATGGGAATGGACTCTTGCACCTGGAGTTGCCCCTTCATCAAGGTACCAACATGCCTCG GTCTTTGTTGGGGCCCGATTGCATGTTACAGGAGGTGTTGTGAGGGGAGGACGGGCAGTAGACGGTGAAGCCGCTGTTGCAG TTTTGGACACTGCTGCCGGTGTTTGGTTGGATAGACATGGGTTAGTAACAGCACCACGTGTCAGCAAAGGGCAAACAGAAGAACCTTCGTTAGAACTCATGCGTCGCTGTCGGCATGCTGCTGCGTCTGTTGGTGTTCGGTTATATGTCTATGGCGGCCTTAGGGGCG AGGTATTGTTAGGTGATTTCCTTGTTGCTGAGAATTCACCTTTTCAATCTGATGTCAATACTCCCACACTACCAACGGAGAGGGGATCCAATGTGAGCAGTCCCAGGACAAGTAATTTGGACTCATTTGATCCCGTATCTTCAAATGACGGACCTCAAAGTCCCTCATCTATGGGCTTAAG CATGGACAAAGAATCAATGGAGAGGCTGGTTGAAGCTTCTGCTGCTGAAGCTGAGGCTGCAAATGCTGTCTGGCAAGCTGCACAGGCACAGGCTGCTAATGCTGAGCCGTCTGTAGCAGATGATGACTCAAAACCTGCAGATAGCAATTCAGAAGGCAGTGATGAAGAGGGAGATGTTCGACTTCATCCAAGAGCT GTTGTGGTTGCTAAAGAGGCTGTAGGTAACCTTGGTGGGTTGGTAAGACAGCTGTCATTAGATCAGTTTGAAAATGAGAGTCGACGGATGATTCCTTTGCAAAATGACATGTCATATTCTGCTAAAAAGTTCACAAGGCAAAAGTCACCAGAAGGCTTGCACAAGAAG GTCATATCTACTTTACTTAGGCCTCGAAACTGGAAACCTCCTGCAAACAGGAGGTTTTTCCTTGATTCTTATGAGGTTGGAGAGCTTTGCTATGCTGCTGAACAGATATTTTTGCACGAGCCTACAGTGCTTCAGCTAAAAGCTCCTATTAAAGTGTTTGGTGATCTACATGGTCAATTTGGTGATTTGATGAGGTTGTTTGACGAATATGGATATCCTTCCACTGCTGGAGACATAAC GTATATTGACTATTTATTCCTTGGAGATTATGTGGACCGAGGGCAACATAGTTTGGAGACCATCACTCTGCTCCTTGCTCTAAAG ATTCAGTATCCCGAGAGTGTCCACTTGATACGTGGAAATCATGAGGCTGCTGATATAAACGCGCTCTTCGGTTTTCGTCTTGAATGCATTGAAAGAATG GGAGAGAATGACGGGATCTGGGCATGGACTCGGTTCAATCAACTGTTCAACCATCTTCCACTTGCAGCACTTATCGAAAAAAAGATTATATGCATGCATGGTGGCATAGGGAGATCAATACATTTAGTTGAACAAATAGAGAAAATAGAACGACCCATAACCATGGATGCTGGATCCCTCGTGTTAATGGATTTGCTATG GTCTGATCCAACAGAAAATGACAGCGTCGAAGGTTTGAGACCAAATGCTAGGGGACCCGGTCTTGTTACGTTTGGG CCTGACAGGGTTTCAGATTTTTGTAAAAAGAATAAGCTTCAGCTTATTATAAGAGCACATGAATGTGTAATGGACGGGTTTGAAAGATTTGCCCAGGGACAATTAATCACCCTTTTTTCCGCAACCAATTACTGCG GGACCGCTAACAATGCCGGTGCTATATTAGTGATCGGTCGAGGATTAATGATCGTTCCAAAACTAATTCATCCATTGCCGCCACCACTTCAATCACCAGAAATGTCTCCGGAACGTCTACAAGATGACACCTGGATGCAG GAACTTAATACTCAAAGACCACCGACTCCAACACGGGGCCGTCCACAAGATCATGATAGGAATTCACTTGCATATATATGA